TGGCCTCGATGGCGTAGAAGGCCTCGCCGTCACCCGCGAGCACGTCCGGGAGCTCTCGCTCGGTGGCGCTCCCGCTGGCGGGGGCGCGCATCACCGCGAACCCGGACTCGTCGAGGGCGTTGACGAGTTCGCGCTCACGGCGGTCGCCTTTCCGATTCGAGGACATGCTACCGGCTTGGCCGGGTGGGGGTAAAAGCACCACGGGAGCGGGGTGGAACTGAACGGAAGCCACTTGAGGCGGCCGCTCCGAGTGGTCGGCGTGACCGGAGTGAGCCGTCGGTGACGGGAACGCCGCTCGCCGTGTACGCGCTGGCGCTGTTGCCCGCGCTCCTCTGGGGCTTTGGCCCCATCTTCGACAAGCGCGGGATGGACGCCGGCGGGACGGCGATCCAGGCCGCCATCGTCGTCGTGGTCGTCGACACCGTCCTGTACTGGCTGGCGCTGCTGGTGACGTCCTGGCCCGACCCGCTCTCTGGGCTGACGCTCGATCTCGTCGCGGTCTTCGCCGTCGCAGGCCTGTTCGGGACCGCGATGGGGCGGATCCTCGTGTTCGCGGGCGTCGCGCGGGTCGGCGCGAGCATCAACAGCGCCGGGATCAGCACGCGCCCGCTCTTTGCGACCCTGCTCGCGCTGGGCTTCCTCGGTGAACCCCTCGGCCCGCTCACTGGGGTCGGGATCGTCGTCCTCGTCGGTGGGCTGGTCGTCCTGACCTACTCGAAGGGCGGCGACGTATCCGGCTGGCGGCCCCGGGACGTGCTGTTCCCGGTGAGCGCGGCGGCGGTGTTCGGGGCGGGGAACGTCCTGCGGCGCTACGGCTTCGGGGACACTGCCGCGACCCCCCTGCAGGCCGTCACGATCAACGAGACCGCGGCACTCGTGGCGCTCGCGGCCTACGCTCTCGCCACGACCGGCACCGATGCCCTCGACACGCCCCGCGAGTCCTACGCGTACTTCACGGGCAGCGGCCTCGTCACGGCGGTCGCCCTGCTCTCTTTCTTCACGGCGCTCTCGATGGAGGCGGGCCGGGTCGCTATCGTCGACTCGCTGGCCGCGACGGCACCCCTGTTCACCACCGTCTTCGCCGCCGTGCTCCTGCGGGACGTGGAGCGCGTGACCCGTGGCGTGGTCGTCGGCGCGCTGCTGGTCGTCGTCGGAGCCGTGCTCGTGACGGTGTGAGACACCCGGATCGACGGCGCGAGCGGTTCGGTCGCCGACATCGCGCCGACCGTTATGTGGTCGCCCCGGCTCTCCGTCGGTAGGATGGGATCGGACTCGTCGGGGAACGACGGTCGGGAGGCGCTCGCACGGTTCGAGCGGACTCTGCCCGAGTCCCACGCCGTGCTGTGGACGGTCGTCATCGTCGCGGCGGCCTTCGACGTGGTGACGACGCTGGTCGGCCTCGCGGCCGGGTTCGAGGAGGGGAACCAGATCGCCCGCGCGTTTCTGGCGACCTACGGCGAGGTCGGGATCGGCCTGCTGAAGTTCGTCGCCCTGGTCGTCCTCGTGATCACCTGGCACGCCCTCCCGGATCGGCCGGCAGAGCTGGTCCTGACCGGCTTCGCCACGCTCTCGGTGCTCACCGTCGCGCTCAACGCGCTCACGCTGCTCTCACTCTGATCGAACTGCGAGAAAGCGTAGCCGTCGGTAGTCGGCCGTCCACGTCTCGCCGTCGAACAGGTCGGGTCGGAGTCGGTCTTCGACCGCCGCGACGACGGCCTCGCGCTCGTCGTCGGACACCTCCGCGAAGAGGCTGTCCCCGAACATCGAGAGCCAGTCGGCGAGTCCCTCGGCACCGCCGTCCAGTTCGGTCGGGCGGTCGAACAGCCGCACGTGGCGGACCTCGAAGCCGTGGGTTTCCAGCCGCGGGGCGTACTCGCCGACGCTCGGGAAGTACCACGGGTGGGTCGCGTCGTGGCCGCGCTCGTCGAGTTCTGCGAGGGTCGCGGTGACGATCCGGTGGACGTTGCCCGTCCCGCCCATCTCTGCGACGAACCGGCCGCCCGGGTCGAGCGCGTCGGCCACGCCCGCGAGCACCCGGTTCTGGTCCATCTCGGAGATCCAGTGGAGCGCGGCGTTCGAGAAGACGGCGTCGAACGGCTCACGGGCGTGAAACGACCGGGCGTCGGCGCGCTGAAAAGACAGATCGGGGTAGTTCTCGCGGGCCTCCCGGACCATCTCCGCCGATCGGTCGATGCCGACGACCTCGCCGGACGGGCCGACGGCCTCCGCGATTTCGGCGGTCAGGTGGCCCGTCCCGCAGCCGAGATCGAGGACGCGCTCCCCCGGTTTCGGGTCGAGCAGGTCGACTACGCTCTCGCCGTACGCGGCGACGTAGCCGTGGTCGTCGTCGTAGTCGTCCGGGTTCCAGCGGTTCCGGGCACCGTCGTCCTCGGCCATGCGCCGTGGTTCACAGCGCGACAGGAAAAACCGACCGGCCGTCTACGTCCCGTGCTGCCACGAGCCCATGTACTCCGCCTGGGCCTCGCTCAGGTCGTCGAAGGCCACACCTTCGGCGTCGAGCTTGATCTCGGCGACCTCCCGATCCAGATCGTCGGGCACGTCGTGGACACCTGCCTCGTACTCGTCGCCGGACTCGACGAGTTCGCGCACACAGACCGCCTGCACGCCGAAGCTCTGGTCCATGACCTCGACGGGGTGGCCGAGCGCCACGGGTGTCGCGAGGTTCACCAGCCGACCCTCCGCCAGCACGTTCAGTTCGCGCCCGTCGGGCATGACGTAGGCCTCGATGCCCTCGCGGGGTTCGGTGACCTCCTCGGCCATCTCCTCCAGCGCGACGAGGTCGATCTCCACGTCGAAGTGGCCGGCGTTGGCGAGCAACACGCCGTCCTGCATGTTCTCGAAGTCCTCGCGGGTGATCACGTCGCGGTTGCCCGTCGTCGTGACGAACACGTCGCCTTCCTTCGCGGCCTCGGCCATGGGCATGACCTCGTAACCCTCCATGTGGGCTTCCAGCGCGCGGCGGGCGTCGACCTCGGTGACGATCACGCGGGCGTTCTGGCCGGCGGCCTTCTTGGCGACGCCGCGGCCGCAGTCGCCGTAGCCGCCGACGACGACGGTCTTGCCGGCGTAGGAGAGGTTCGTCGTCATGGCGATGCTGGCCAGCGCGGACTCGCCGGTGCCGTGGACGTTGTCGAACAGCCGCTTCATGGGCGTGTCGTTGACGGCGAACACCGGATATTCGAGCGCGCCGTCGTCGTCCATCGCGCGCAGGCGGTGGACGCCGGTGGTGGTCTCCTCACAGCCGCCGACGATGGTGTCGATGAGGTGGGGATGGTCCTCGTGGATGGCGGCGATGAGATCCATCCCGTCGTCGACGGTGATGGTCGGCTCGTGGGCGATGACGGCCTCCATGGCGGCGTAGTAGGCGTCGTCGTCGACGCCGCGCTCGGCGTAGGAGGTGACGTTCTCGTGGGAATCCAGCGCCGCGGACACGTCGTCGTGAGTGCTGAGCGGGTTACAGCCGGTGATGGCGACTTCGGCACCGCCCTCGGCGAGCAGTTCGGCCAGCACGGCCGTCTTGGCCTCGACGTGCATCGCCATCCCGATGACCTCGCCCGCGAAGGGCTGGCTGTCCTCGAAGTCCTCGCGGAGGGAGGCGAGGATCGGCATGTGTTCGCGCGCCCAGTCCATCTTCCGGCGGCCTTCCGCGCGTGCGGTCTCGAGGTCGTCGAGCCGCTCGCTGATCGGTGCAGTCATTGTCCGAGAGTCGGACAGCACCCTCAAAACGCTGCCGAAGCGGGGCGCTGTCCGAACAGCGGTCGACGAAAAATAGGCTACTCCGTGGGCTTACCGGCCGCCGGCGTGTGCGGGCGGACCGCCACCGCCGCCGTTGCCGCCGGCGTTACCGTTGCCACCGCCGCTCGCGGACGGACCGCCGTCGTTCCCGTCATTGCTCTGGGTGTCGACTTCTGTCTCGTTCTCGTCGTTACGGTCGGGACCGCGGTCCGCAGGCGGGCCGCGCTGGTCCGCGCTGGGGCCACGGTCTTCGGGCGGGCCGCGTTCGGTCTCGTTGTCGTCACCGCCGGGGCCTGCGTGTGCGGGCGGGCCGGCGTGGTCGGGGGCGTTCCCGGGGTTGTTCTGGGTCACGAACGCCGCGATCAACAGCCCGAGGGGCCTGTCGCTGGTGTTCGTGCTGTTCGTGGTGTTCGTGCTGTTCCTCTCGGTCTGCGTCTCCTCGACGAACGCGGAGACGAGCTGGCCGAACACGGACTCTGTCTCGTTACCGTCCGTCTCGTTGGTCTCGCTCTCGTTACCGTCGAGCTCCGTTTCGTTGCCGTCCGTCTCGTTCAGGTCGGTCTCGTTGCCATCCAACTCGTCCTCCGTCGAGTCGTTAGCCGCCACGGCGGGTGCGCCGGCGACCACGGCCGGCCCCAGCGCCGCCCCGACGAGCAGTACTACGGACACGAGTGCGAACAGTTTGCTTCTCGATTGCATCTCACCTGTATCCTGGATAGAGTACTGCATAAACCCGGACTGCCGTTCAGGTAATTCACTGCGATCCAATACGCCCTCAGAAATCGTTAGAACGTTCAAAAACGAATCTCGGAGTTTAATTCTCTCACCGAACTACGATTCCGCGCGGTCGATCAGGGCCGTCGCTCGCTCGCGGGCGTCAGCGAGCACCGCGCGCTCGTCCAGCGTCTGCACGTCGCGGTCCCGCATGAGGACCTGCCCGTCACAGACCGTGTGGCGCACGTCCGACCCGCTGGCGGCGTAGGCGAGGTGACTCACGAGGTCGTGGGCCGGCGTCAGGTGGGGCCGCTCGAGGTCCAGCACGGCGAGGTCGGCGTTCGCGCCCGCTTCGATCCGGCCCGAGGCCATCCCCAGCGCTTCGGCCCCGCCCTGCGTGGCCATCTCGACGACCGCGTCGGCGGCGACCGCGCTCGCGTCGTCGGCCGCGAGTTTCCCCAGCATGGCGGCGTCGCGCATCTCGTCGAACAGGGAGAGGTCGTTGTTCGAGGCCGCGCCGTCGGTCCCGAGACCGACGGTCACGCCCAGATCCCGCATCGCCTGAACCGGAGCCATCCCGCTCGCGAGTTTCATGTTCGAGGCCGGGCAGTGGATCACGGCGGTGCCGCGGTCGGCCAGCAACTCGTGTTCGGTCCGGTCGGTGTGGACGCCGTGGGCCAGGAACGACGAGTCGGCGAGCATCCCTGCGTCGTCGGCGTATTCGATGGGGCGTTCGCCCCGCTCGTCGACGATGGGATCGACCTCGCCCGCGGTCTCGTTGGCGTGGAAGTGGATCGGGATCCCGGCCTCGCGGGCCTCGGGCACGTACTCCCGGAGGTAGTCCTCGCCGACGGTGGTGAGGCTGTGGGGCATGAACGCCGTCGAGACCCGGCCGTCGGCCGCGCCCTCGTACCCCTCGGCGAAGTCGAGGCCGTCCGCCATCTCCTGACGAGCGGCCTCGTCGTCCTTCTGGACGGTGATCGAGCCGTAGCCTAGCTTTGCTCGCAGCCCCGACTCCTCGACGGCGGCGACGACCTCGGGCATGAAGAAGTACATGTCGGCGAAGGCGGTGGTGCCCGAGCGGATCATCTCCAGAATACCGAGTCGGGCCCCCGCACGAACGTCCTCGGCGGTGAGTTCGGCCTCGACCGGCCAGATGTCTTCCTGGAGCCACGCGTCGAGCGGTTTGTCGTCGGCGTAGCCCCGCAACAGCGTCATCGCGACGTGGCAGTGGGCGTTGACCAGTCCCGGAATCACGAGGCCGCCGTCGGCGTCGAGCGTGTCGTCGGCGCTGTCGGTCCGCTCGCCCTCGGGCTCGACCGCCAGAATCTCGCCGGCGTCGCTGTCGACGAGCACGTCCGCCCGCTCGACCGTGTGGTCGGGGCGGAGGACCTGCCCGTTCCGAATTCGAAGTGTCGTCATGTCCGGGCGTCCGCGGCCGGACGGCATAAAGACGGGGTCTCGGGCCGGTCAATCGCCGCGCCCGTCCGCCGCCAGCGTCGCCCGATCCGTGTCGGCGTCGACCGCGAAGTAGTCGGCCACGTCGCGCAACTCGTCGGTCCGGTCGGCGACGCCCTCCACCGTGTCGGTCGCGTCGGAAAGCGTCTCCTGCTGGCGGTCGACGGCCTCCGCTGCGGCTTCCCCCTCCTCGCGGGTCCGGTGGCTGATGTCGGCGACCTCCTCGACGGTCGCGACGATCTCCTGCGTGCGGGCGGCCTGCTCGTCGGTGGTCGCGTCGATCTCCTGGACGCCCTGATTGGCCTCGGCGACCAGCTCCGCCACCCGCTCGAGGGACTCCAGTTCCTCGGCGATTGTCGCCATGCCGTCCTCCACCCGCTCGCTGGTCTCGTGCATGCCGTCGACGGCCGATTCCGTCCGCCGCTGGATCCGGTCGACGCGGTCGGCGATTCTGGTGGTGGCCGCCTGGGTCTCCTCGGCGAGTTCCTTGACCTCGTCGGCGACGACGGCGAAGCCCGAGCCAGCCTCGCCCGCCCGCGCGGCCTCGATGGAGGCGTTCAGCGCCAGCACGGAGGTCTGCTCGGCGATGTCCTCGATGATGCCGACCACCTCGTCGATCTCGTCCATCTCGTCGTCGAGCTGTTCGACTTCGCCCACGGTCTCCGTGGTCTGTGTGCTGATGCGGTCCATCTCGCCGACGGCCGCCTCGGCTGCCTCGCGGGCCCCGTCACCCGCCTCGGCGGCGCGATCGGACACCTCGGCCACCTCGTCGGCGGTGGCGGCGATCTCCTCGACCGTGGCCGAGAGCTGGTTCATCTCGTCGGTCGCCGACTGGAGCATCCGGTCCTGTTCGCTCGCGCCGTCGGCGATGTCGGTGATGTGTCCCCTGACCTCCGACCCGGCCTCCCGGGCCGCGGCGGTTCCCGCGGTGGCCTCGTCGCTCGCGGCCGCCACGTCGTCGGTGAACGCCCGGAGATCGAGGATCGTCGCCTCGATCTCGTCCATCATCTCGTTGAACTCCGCGGCGATCCGGGCCAGCGCCTCACTCTCGCCGTCGGCGTCGAGCCGCCGGGTCAGGTCGCCGTCGGCACAGGCCGCCATGGTCTCGCCGAACTCGCTCGCCGTCCGTTCGAGGTGGTCGTTCAGCTCCTCGGTCGCCGCGCTCAGCTCTTGGGCTTTCTCCCGCTCGCGCCGGGCGGCTTCCTCGGCCTGCTCGGCCGCCTCGATGCGCTCTTGGAGCTTGTCACGCATCGTCGCCAGCGCGTCGAACACCTCCCCCACCTCGTCCTCTCGGCGGGTCGTCACACGGGTGTCGAACTCCCCCTGACCGATGGCCTTGGCCTTGCGCTCGACGCGTTGCATCTGGCCGATGAAGTCCGCGCCGACGTAGTAGCTCGTCCCCGAAGACAACCCGATCAAGATCGCCCACTGCAACAGCATGGGTACCCACGGCGCGTCGAACAGCACGACCAGCGCCGCCGTCAACACCACCGAGAGCACGGCCACCGTCCCGAGCGCGAACGCGAACTTCCCCCACAGACGCCCCCGAACCGAATCGGGAAGCGAGAGAAAGAGCCTGTCCAGTGCGTTTGCCATACGTTCTCGTGCCCAATCTCGATATAAGTCTGTTTCTCCAACAGTATCGCGGCTGATAACGATCTGTGGGCCCCGAGCGGTCGAGTCGGCGTGCGAAAAGCAATTGCCCGCGGGTCCGGAAGTGTCGGTATGCGCATCGCCGTGCCCAACAAGGGGCGTCTGCACGATCCGTCGGTCGATCTGCTCGAACGGGCCGGCCTCCACGTCGTCGACGGGGCCGACCGGAAACTCTACGCCGACACCGTCGACCCCGAGGTCACCATCCTCTACGCCCGGGCCGCCGATATCCCCGAGTACGTCAGCGACGGCGCTGCCGACGTGGGAATCACAGGTCTGGATCAGGTCAGAGAGTCCGAGACGGACGAGCTGGTCGACCTGCTCGATCTGGAGTTCGGGGCCTGTCGCCTCGTGCTTGCGGCTCCCGAAGAGGGATCCGTCGAGTCGGTGACCGATCTGGAGGGTGGTACCGTCGCCACGGAGTTCCCCAACGTCACCCGCGCCTACCTCGACGAGCAGGGGGTCGACGCCGACATCGCGGAGGTGTCGGGCGCGACCGAACTCACCCCTCACGTCGACATCGCCGACGCCATCGTCGACATCACGAGTACGGGCACGACCCTCCGGATGAACCGGCTGGAAGTGATCGACGACGTGCTGGAGAGTTCGGTCCGGCTGTTCGCCCGCGAAGACGTGGTCGACGATCCGAAAGTCGAGCAGGTGCGGACGGCGCTGTCCTCGGTCAAGACCGCCGAGGACAAGCGTTATCTGATGATGAACGTTCCCGAGGAGAACCTCGACGCGGTGAAGGACGTGATTCCCGGGATGGGGGGCCCGACGGTGATGGACATCGCGGGCGAGGAGCTGGTCGCGGTCCACGCGGTCGTCGACGAGCAGTCCGTGTTCGAGACGATCACCGACCTCAAGGCCGAGGGGGCCACGGACGTGCTGGTGACCGAGATCGAGCGGCTGGTGGAGTAGTTAGAGCAGGCCGAAGATGTTGTTCAGGGCCACGCCGAGGATGGCGGCGAACCCGAAGTGAAGCAGGGTGAGCGGGATCGCAGAGGACCACTTGAGTCGGTAGACGTAGCTGATGGCGATGGCGTCGGCGGCCAGAATCGCGAGGATGGAGACGCCGGCCGCGAGACTCGGTGAGAGCGGGCCGAACCCCCGGAGTCCCCACTGCTGGAGCAACAGAGAGGCGAGTGCGGGTGCGGGAGCGACGTAGGCGGCGCGCTGGCTCTGCACGTCGCCGATGAAGAAGGTCGCCGCCAGGTGGAGCGTGACGGCGTAGAAGGCGGCGACGAGCAGGAAGGTGACGACGATCGCCAGCGGCCCACCACCCGTCGCGTCGACCTGTAGCGGAAGCATACCCGCACTAGATGTGGCGTGGGTATGTAGCCTGTGCTATCCGTCTAGCAGGCCGAGTTCCTCGAGCCGGGAGACGATCCGGTCGACGGCTTCCTCGGCGTCCTCGGGCTGTTTCCCGCCCGTGATGACGAGCTTGCCCGACCCGAACAGCAGGGCGACCACGTCGGGGTCGTCCAGCCGGTAGACGAGGCCGGGGAACTGCTCGGGCTCGTACTCGATGTTCTCCAGACCGAGGCCGATGGCGATGGCGTTGAGGTTGAGGTTCCGGCCGAGATCGGCGGAGGTGACGATGTTCTGGACCACGATTTCGGGATCGTCGTCGACCTGGATGTTCAGATCGCGAAGCTTGTCGAAGACGATCCGCAGGCTCTCGTGGACGTCGTCCGTACTCTTCGCACCCGTACAGACGATCTTGCCCGACCGGAAGATGAGCGCCGCCGACTTGGGCTCCTGGGTCCGGTAGACGAGGCCGGGGAACTGCTCGGGGTCGTAATCCGCGCCCTCGAGGTCCATCGCGACGCTCTGGAGGTCCAGCTCCTGCCCGATGCCCGTCGAGGCGACGACGTTCTCGATATTGATTGTTTCCTTGGGGTCAACCATGTCTCGACTTAAAACACGTATTTAAGGTTTATAAAGCTTGGTACCTGTGACTGATAGGTCTCTCGGATTACCAGTGTCCGCGGGCGCGTCGCGGTGGGCGGGTCACCCGGTGTGAGCGCGCCCGACCGGAAGGTGTATAGGCCACAGGACGCCATCTGCGGGCGTGTACCTGCTGGAACTGGCCGGCGAGGACGACGCCTTCGCCGCCCGTGAGGCGGCCGCCGTCGCGACGGACGTGACCCGGCTGGCCCCGGGCCTGGCGACCGCCCGCGGCGTCGACCGGCGCGTCCGCGGACTCGCTTACACCCATCGCGCCAGCGATTTCGTCGGCCGGACCGATCCCACCGTCGAGAGCGCCCGTGCGTTGCTGGAGGCGGCCTCGATCGAGCGTTCCGGGACGGTCGCGGTCCGTGCCCGCGACGTGCGCGGACTGTCCGATATCGACACCCAGGAGGCAGAGCGGGAACTCGGCGGGGTCCTCGTGGATCGTGGTTTCGAAGTCGACCTCGACGACCCGGATCACGAACTCCGGGCGGTGTTCACCGAGGACGTGTGCGCCCTCGGCTGGCTCGCCCACGAGAGCGTCCGGGACTTCGGCGACCGCCGGCCGACCGACCGTCCGTTCTTCCAGCCCGGGAGCATGGATCCCCTGTTGGCCCGTGCCCTGGCGAACGTGGCCGGCGCTGGCCCGGACGCGACGATCCTCGATCCGATGTGTGGCACCGGTGGAGGGCTGATCGAGGCCGGACTGGTGGGGGCCGACGTGCTCGGCGTCGACGCCCAGTCGAAGATGGTCCGCGGCGCGGCCGAGAACCTCGACCACTTCCTCGCTCCCGACCGGTCGCTCCCCGGACTCCCGGACCCGGGTGACTGGCACACGCTCCGGGGGGACGCGACGGCGCTCCCGCTCCCCGAGGACGCGGTCGACGGCGTCGTCTTCGACGCACCCTACGGCCGTCAGTCCAAGATCGCGAACCAGCCGCTGGCCGACCTCGTGGTGGGTGCGCTCGACGAGGCCCGCCGGGTCGCGCCCCGCGCCGTCGTCGTCGCCGACAGATCGTGGGCCGACGCCGCCCGTGACGCCGGCTGGAACATTACTGAGCGGTTCGAGCGCCGCGTTCACCGCTCGCTGACCCGGCACGTTCTCGTCCTCGAACGCGGCGACTCCTGAACTGCACACCGGCTATCCCAGAACGCTGCCACCGAACAGTCACGAGTCCCCGCTATCAGGCTTCCCCGGCGAGTTTCGACAGCATGTGGGAGACGTGGAGTCGCTCGTTGGTCCCTTCTTTCAGGTCCAGATCGATCTCGCCGGCCAGTCGGTGGAGCCGCGCCAGCCGGTCGGCCTCGTACCGGGAGCGTGCGACCCGGAGCAGGTCATCCACGACTTCCTCGCCGCTGTAGCCCTCCTCGACGAGCAGGTCGTCGAGCGTCTTCCGGGCGTCGGTGAACTCGCCGGCCTCGGCGTCGTCGAGCATCTCCTCGATCCGGTCGTCGGTGCCGACCTCGCCCAGCGCCTGATAGGCGGTCTCCATTGTGATCTCGCCTTCGGTCTCGGCGGTGGTCTGGGCACCGAGCAGGGCCTTCCGGAGGTCGCCGTCGGCGTAGCCGGCGACGTACTCCAGGCCGTCGTCGTCGTAGTCGGCGTCCTCCGCTTCGACGACCGACCGGAGGACCGAGACGGTCTCGTCGTGGGTCGGCGCGCGCACCGGGACGGGGAAACACCGCGAGCGGATCGGCGGGATCAGCGCCGAGGGCTGGCGGGTCGCGATGACGAACTGGGTGGTCTCGTAGTACTTCTCCATCACGCGGCGCAGGGCCTGCTGGAAGTCCTCACGGATCGACTCGGCGTTGTCCAGCAGGATCGTCTTGTACTCGCCCGAGACCGGTTCGTAGCTGGCCGACTCCTTGAGGACGTGGTTGATGAGGTCGGCCTTCGAGGATTCGCGGCGGCGCTTCGAGGTGATGAACGAGGAGAATCGGGGGTCCTCGCTCAACTCCTTTTTCGTCATCCCGAAGAAGTCGTCGACGTTGATGACGACGAAGTCGTTGTCGGGGTCGGCGTGTGTCTCGCGGGCCAGCGCC
This Halorientalis sp. IM1011 DNA region includes the following protein-coding sequences:
- a CDS encoding EamA family transporter, with protein sequence MTGTPLAVYALALLPALLWGFGPIFDKRGMDAGGTAIQAAIVVVVVDTVLYWLALLVTSWPDPLSGLTLDLVAVFAVAGLFGTAMGRILVFAGVARVGASINSAGISTRPLFATLLALGFLGEPLGPLTGVGIVVLVGGLVVLTYSKGGDVSGWRPRDVLFPVSAAAVFGAGNVLRRYGFGDTAATPLQAVTINETAALVALAAYALATTGTDALDTPRESYAYFTGSGLVTAVALLSFFTALSMEAGRVAIVDSLAATAPLFTTVFAAVLLRDVERVTRGVVVGALLVVVGAVLVTV
- a CDS encoding DUF5658 family protein — translated: MGSDSSGNDGREALARFERTLPESHAVLWTVVIVAAAFDVVTTLVGLAAGFEEGNQIARAFLATYGEVGIGLLKFVALVVLVITWHALPDRPAELVLTGFATLSVLTVALNALTLLSL
- a CDS encoding methyltransferase domain-containing protein, which gives rise to MAEDDGARNRWNPDDYDDDHGYVAAYGESVVDLLDPKPGERVLDLGCGTGHLTAEIAEAVGPSGEVVGIDRSAEMVREARENYPDLSFQRADARSFHAREPFDAVFSNAALHWISEMDQNRVLAGVADALDPGGRFVAEMGGTGNVHRIVTATLAELDERGHDATHPWYFPSVGEYAPRLETHGFEVRHVRLFDRPTELDGGAEGLADWLSMFGDSLFAEVSDDEREAVVAAVEDRLRPDLFDGETWTADYRRLRFLAVRSE
- a CDS encoding adenosylhomocysteinase, which translates into the protein MTAPISERLDDLETARAEGRRKMDWAREHMPILASLREDFEDSQPFAGEVIGMAMHVEAKTAVLAELLAEGGAEVAITGCNPLSTHDDVSAALDSHENVTSYAERGVDDDAYYAAMEAVIAHEPTITVDDGMDLIAAIHEDHPHLIDTIVGGCEETTTGVHRLRAMDDDGALEYPVFAVNDTPMKRLFDNVHGTGESALASIAMTTNLSYAGKTVVVGGYGDCGRGVAKKAAGQNARVIVTEVDARRALEAHMEGYEVMPMAEAAKEGDVFVTTTGNRDVITREDFENMQDGVLLANAGHFDVEIDLVALEEMAEEVTEPREGIEAYVMPDGRELNVLAEGRLVNLATPVALGHPVEVMDQSFGVQAVCVRELVESGDEYEAGVHDVPDDLDREVAEIKLDAEGVAFDDLSEAQAEYMGSWQHGT
- a CDS encoding amidohydrolase, producing the protein MTTLRIRNGQVLRPDHTVERADVLVDSDAGEILAVEPEGERTDSADDTLDADGGLVIPGLVNAHCHVAMTLLRGYADDKPLDAWLQEDIWPVEAELTAEDVRAGARLGILEMIRSGTTAFADMYFFMPEVVAAVEESGLRAKLGYGSITVQKDDEAARQEMADGLDFAEGYEGAADGRVSTAFMPHSLTTVGEDYLREYVPEAREAGIPIHFHANETAGEVDPIVDERGERPIEYADDAGMLADSSFLAHGVHTDRTEHELLADRGTAVIHCPASNMKLASGMAPVQAMRDLGVTVGLGTDGAASNNDLSLFDEMRDAAMLGKLAADDASAVAADAVVEMATQGGAEALGMASGRIEAGANADLAVLDLERPHLTPAHDLVSHLAYAASGSDVRHTVCDGQVLMRDRDVQTLDERAVLADARERATALIDRAES
- a CDS encoding methyl-accepting chemotaxis protein — its product is MANALDRLFLSLPDSVRGRLWGKFAFALGTVAVLSVVLTAALVVLFDAPWVPMLLQWAILIGLSSGTSYYVGADFIGQMQRVERKAKAIGQGEFDTRVTTRREDEVGEVFDALATMRDKLQERIEAAEQAEEAARREREKAQELSAATEELNDHLERTASEFGETMAACADGDLTRRLDADGESEALARIAAEFNEMMDEIEATILDLRAFTDDVAAASDEATAGTAAAREAGSEVRGHITDIADGASEQDRMLQSATDEMNQLSATVEEIAATADEVAEVSDRAAEAGDGAREAAEAAVGEMDRISTQTTETVGEVEQLDDEMDEIDEVVGIIEDIAEQTSVLALNASIEAARAGEAGSGFAVVADEVKELAEETQAATTRIADRVDRIQRRTESAVDGMHETSERVEDGMATIAEELESLERVAELVAEANQGVQEIDATTDEQAARTQEIVATVEEVADISHRTREEGEAAAEAVDRQQETLSDATDTVEGVADRTDELRDVADYFAVDADTDRATLAADGRGD
- the hisG gene encoding ATP phosphoribosyltransferase, whose translation is MRIAVPNKGRLHDPSVDLLERAGLHVVDGADRKLYADTVDPEVTILYARAADIPEYVSDGAADVGITGLDQVRESETDELVDLLDLEFGACRLVLAAPEEGSVESVTDLEGGTVATEFPNVTRAYLDEQGVDADIAEVSGATELTPHVDIADAIVDITSTGTTLRMNRLEVIDDVLESSVRLFAREDVVDDPKVEQVRTALSSVKTAEDKRYLMMNVPEENLDAVKDVIPGMGGPTVMDIAGEELVAVHAVVDEQSVFETITDLKAEGATDVLVTEIERLVE
- a CDS encoding TATA-box-binding protein → MVDPKETINIENVVASTGIGQELDLQSVAMDLEGADYDPEQFPGLVYRTQEPKSAALIFRSGKIVCTGAKSTDDVHESLRIVFDKLRDLNIQVDDDPEIVVQNIVTSADLGRNLNLNAIAIGLGLENIEYEPEQFPGLVYRLDDPDVVALLFGSGKLVITGGKQPEDAEEAVDRIVSRLEELGLLDG
- a CDS encoding THUMP domain-containing protein, translating into MYLLELAGEDDAFAAREAAAVATDVTRLAPGLATARGVDRRVRGLAYTHRASDFVGRTDPTVESARALLEAASIERSGTVAVRARDVRGLSDIDTQEAERELGGVLVDRGFEVDLDDPDHELRAVFTEDVCALGWLAHESVRDFGDRRPTDRPFFQPGSMDPLLARALANVAGAGPDATILDPMCGTGGGLIEAGLVGADVLGVDAQSKMVRGAAENLDHFLAPDRSLPGLPDPGDWHTLRGDATALPLPEDAVDGVVFDAPYGRQSKIANQPLADLVVGALDEARRVAPRAVVVADRSWADAARDAGWNITERFERRVHRSLTRHVLVLERGDS
- a CDS encoding AAA family ATPase; the encoded protein is MDAPLWTEGHAPEIDDLPQSGVRESLWRAVDEPLNLVVHGPKGSGKTAAVRALARETHADPDNDFVVINVDDFFGMTKKELSEDPRFSSFITSKRRRESSKADLINHVLKESASYEPVSGEYKTILLDNAESIREDFQQALRRVMEKYYETTQFVIATRQPSALIPPIRSRCFPVPVRAPTHDETVSVLRSVVEAEDADYDDDGLEYVAGYADGDLRKALLGAQTTAETEGEITMETAYQALGEVGTDDRIEEMLDDAEAGEFTDARKTLDDLLVEEGYSGEEVVDDLLRVARSRYEADRLARLHRLAGEIDLDLKEGTNERLHVSHMLSKLAGEA